The genomic region GAACAGGCGGCACGGCAGGCCGAACGAGCCCAATCCGTCAGCCGCCTCATCACCATGGGCGAGATGGCCTCCAGTGTGGCGCATGAATTGAACCAGCCGCTCACCGCCATCAGCAACTACTGCTCCGGCATGGTGTCACGCATCCAGAGCGGGCAGATTTCAGAAGAAGCCCTGCTCTCTGCCCTGCAAAAAACGGCGCACCAGGCCCAGCGGGCCGGGCAGATCATCCAGCGCATCCGTGCGTTTGTGAAAAAAAGCGAGCCCAACCGTACCCTGGCCGACGTGCACCACATGGTGTCTGAGGCCGTGGAGCTGGCCGACATCGAACTGCGCCGCCACAACGTGCGCCTGACGCATTACGTGGCGGCGCGGCTGCCGCCCGTGATGGCGGACTCCATCCTGATCGAGCAGGTGCTGGTGAACCTGATGAAAAACGGGGCGGAGTCCATCCAGCACGCGCAGCGCCCACCCTCGGGCCGCAGCGTGGAACTGCGGGTGGTTCCCAAATACATCGACGAGCGCGAAGTCGTCGAATTCTCGGTGCAGGACACCGGAAAGGGGCTGGCCCCCGAGGTGCTGGAGCGCCTGTTCGAAGCCTTCTTCTCCACCAAGCAGGAAGGCATGGGCATGGGGCTGAATCTGTGCCGCAGCATTGTCGAGTCTCACCAGGGAAGGATGCAGGCAGAGAACATCTACAATGGACCAGAGGTTGCGGGCTGCCGTTTCTCCTTCTGGCTGCCCCTGGCAAAGCCTGCCGATGACACTACAAACTCTGTAGCGAACGAACCAACTCCGAGGACCATTGCATGAGCTTGATTCCGAAAAAAGGCACTGTTTACGTTGTAGATGATGATGAAGCCGTCCGCGATTCACTGCAGTGGTTGCTGGAAGGCAAGGACTACCGGGTGCGCTGCTTTGATTCGGCTGAAACATTCCTCTCACGCTATGACCCCCGCGAAGTCGCCTGCCTGATCGTGGATATCCGCATGGGCGGCATGACGGGTCTGGAACTGCAAGACCGACTGATCGAACGCAAGTCCCCCCTGCCGATCGTGTTCATTACCGGCCACGGCGACGTGCCCATGGCGGTGAACACCATGAAGAAGGGCGCACTCGACTTCATCCAGAAGCCATTTGACGAGGAAGAACTGCTGGGGCTGGTGGAGCGCATGCTGGACCATGCCCGTGAGGCCTTCGCGGGCTACCAGCAGGCTGCCAGCCGCGATGCACTGCTCTCCAAACTCACCAGCCGCGAGGCCCAGGTGCTCGAACGCATCGTGGCGGGTCGCCTGAACAAGCAGATTGCCGACGACCTGGGCATCAGCATCAAGACCGTGGAAGCGCACCGCGCCAACATCATGGAAAAGCTCAACGCCAACACCGTGGCCGATTTGCTGAAGATTGCACTGGGCCAGAACGCTCCCAAGGCCTGATTGCTCCTTTTTTGATAGCTGCTTGCGCTTGTACTGACTGCGCTGGCAGCTGTTTTTATTTGTACTCACAAAATGACTGCTCAACTCATCGACGGCAACGCCCTCTCCCGCCAGCTGCGCACTGAAGTCGCCCAGCGCGCCGCTGCACTCAAGGCCCGCGGCACCACACCCGGCCTGGCCGTGATCCTGGTCGGGGACAACCCTGCCAGCCAGGTCTACGTGCGCAACAAGGTCAAGGCCTGTGAAGACAGCGGCCTGCACTCGGTGCTGGAAAAGTACGAGGCCACCATGTCCGAAGCGGACTTGCTGGCCCGCGTCGAGGCACTGAACAACGACCCCAGCATCCACGGCATCCTGGTGCAGCTTCCGCTGCCCGCCCACATCGATGCACAGAAGGTGATCGAGGCCATCTCGCCCGCCAAGGATGTGGACGGTTTCCACATCGCCAGCGCGGGCGCGTTGATGACCGGCATGCCCGGCTTTTGGCCCTGCACTCCCTACGGGTGCATGAAGATGCTGGAGAGCATTGGCTACGACCTCAAGGGCAAACACGCCGTGGTGATTGGCCGCAGCAACATCGTGGGCAAACCCATGGCACTGATGCTGCTGCAAAAGGATGCCACTGTCACGGTCTGCCACTCCCGCACGGCAGACCTCAAGGCGCAGACTCTGCAAGCCGACGTGATCGTGGCCGCCGTGGGCAAACGCAACGTGCTGACGGCCGACATGGTCAAGCCCGGTGCCGTGGTGCTGGATGTGGGCATGAATCGCACCGACGATGGCAAGCTGTGCGGCGATGTGGACTTTGCGGGCGTGAAGGAAGTGGCAGGCTGGATCACCCCCGTGCCTGGAGGGGTTGGCCCCATGACGATTACCATGCTGCTGGTCAACACGCTGGAAGCGGCAGAGCGCGCTGCGGGGTAAATCCCCCTCGTCACTTTTTGCACTCCGGCGGGTTCAGCGACTTGAACCAGCGTCCCCTATCGCCATCTACCAACGCATGAGCAATCCACTCCTCGACTTCTCGACCCTGCCCGCGTTTGACCGCATTCAGCCCGCGGATGTTGCCCCGGCCATTAACACGCTCTTGGAGCGGGCAAATGCCGCGCTGGAAACCGTGACGGCAGCCGACTTTCCGGCCCGCTGGGACGCCATCGCCAAGATTCTGGATGTGGCCACCGAGCAGCTGGGCATTGCATGGGGGGCGGTCAGCCATCTCAACAGCGTTGCAGATACGCCAGAACTGCGGGCCGCCTACAACGCAGCGCTGCCCCAGGTGACGGAGTTCTGGACACGGCTGGGTGCTGATGAGCGGCTGTATGCCAAGTACAAGGCGATTGATCCCGCGACACTGAACCCTGAACAACGCAAGGCGCACCAAAACGCGGTGCGTAACTTTGTTCTTAGCGGGGCTGAACTGCAAGGAGAAGCCAAGGATCGCTTCGCCAAAATTCAGGAACGCCAGGCAGAACTGAGCCAAAAGTTCAGCGAAAACGCGCTGGACGCCACCGACGCCTTCGCCTACTACGCCACCGCAGACGAGTTGGCGGGCGTGCCCGCCGATGTGCAGCAAGCCGCACTGGCAGCGGCACAGGCCGAAGGCAAGACCGGCTACAAGCTCACCCTCAAGATGCCTTGCTATCTGCCTGTGATGCAGTTTGCGCAACGGGCCGATCTGCGTGAGAAGCTGTACCGTGCCTACGTCACACGCGCATCGGATCAGGCCGAGGGAGATGCACGCAAGTTTGACAACACGGCACTGATCAACGAAATCCTGGCGCTGCGCAAGGAAGAAGCGGCACTGCTGGGCTACGCCAACTTTGGCGAAGTGTCAGTCGTGCCCAAAATGGCCCAGTCCCCCGAGCAGGTGATC from Acidovorax sp. DW039 harbors:
- the folD gene encoding bifunctional methylenetetrahydrofolate dehydrogenase/methenyltetrahydrofolate cyclohydrolase FolD; translated protein: MTAQLIDGNALSRQLRTEVAQRAAALKARGTTPGLAVILVGDNPASQVYVRNKVKACEDSGLHSVLEKYEATMSEADLLARVEALNNDPSIHGILVQLPLPAHIDAQKVIEAISPAKDVDGFHIASAGALMTGMPGFWPCTPYGCMKMLESIGYDLKGKHAVVIGRSNIVGKPMALMLLQKDATVTVCHSRTADLKAQTLQADVIVAAVGKRNVLTADMVKPGAVVLDVGMNRTDDGKLCGDVDFAGVKEVAGWITPVPGGVGPMTITMLLVNTLEAAERAAG
- a CDS encoding response regulator transcription factor codes for the protein MSLIPKKGTVYVVDDDEAVRDSLQWLLEGKDYRVRCFDSAETFLSRYDPREVACLIVDIRMGGMTGLELQDRLIERKSPLPIVFITGHGDVPMAVNTMKKGALDFIQKPFDEEELLGLVERMLDHAREAFAGYQQAASRDALLSKLTSREAQVLERIVAGRLNKQIADDLGISIKTVEAHRANIMEKLNANTVADLLKIALGQNAPKA